One window of the Candidatus Effluviviaceae Genus V sp. genome contains the following:
- a CDS encoding T9SS type A sorting domain-containing protein gives MDPGFSGIIADVRHIPAWRIRTATVDTSPGALAADGVVRLARPAASREETTMRTCYCLVWTFLLLMVVSAGALAQTPPVNPSYDVFVADASTGYVWGFRDTLGTALNLTDPFGDVSGLALTQDFKVLVSDYLSGISLLDPDTLGVSIVDPYGYSAVDVYPDGDTDDIFYITGVGYSELYVLLEGSAPAEFVTGFSGEPVDLQIAPLGANQGNLYVLLRPDSGSPTLQEYERTGPTTVSYVGPVVTSAPDGVYNFALRPDGSIVLLDGTDGMYDVGPSGALTQFGPTGSGTWEKIDIAADGTIYVTDGELGLIHRFEPDGTPILPVIDTISQPTAVAAPGFTPSVPGSTVVVNPIPEVEITFEEVTGGGYTTAYTTESMSRTSPGGNTLPAYAVSPAGRDDYTYVTLSSSADYENLVQVDIFLPGTRFFYAYGSGSEFVDVTVEGSIEDARGTIPRFTALEPPTPRNGAVAEAVLVEDTRTLSVVIGDKFDRLYEMVEGGDPGSPSNTPDLDYVRSILIEYVDRAWKLYNTSQAPSAIDELLDLNDQIRYYAGSAIPNSPDEPEGNVAGEMLSRSKTLIFSLSQLFLAPEDATGVVSEPGTLSLAFPSPVRGVCRFELSGPVGSPVTARVYDVSGRVVATLFEGRLDRSSMTIHWNGTSDGGRRVASGVYLTRVSTPDTSVTGKVVFIR, from the coding sequence ATGGACCCGGGCTTTTCGGGTATCATCGCGGATGTGCGTCACATTCCAGCTTGGCGCATCCGTACAGCCACAGTGGACACGAGTCCGGGTGCTCTGGCCGCGGACGGCGTGGTTCGCCTTGCGCGCCCGGCGGCATCCCGAGAGGAGACAACGATGCGGACCTGCTACTGCCTCGTGTGGACCTTCCTGTTGCTCATGGTGGTATCGGCGGGAGCTCTTGCTCAGACCCCGCCCGTGAACCCCAGCTACGATGTCTTCGTCGCCGACGCCAGCACCGGCTATGTCTGGGGGTTCCGCGACACCCTCGGCACGGCGCTCAACCTTACGGATCCGTTCGGTGACGTCAGCGGTCTTGCCCTGACGCAGGACTTCAAGGTCCTCGTCAGCGACTATCTCTCCGGCATCAGTCTTCTGGACCCCGATACGCTCGGGGTCTCGATCGTCGATCCCTACGGGTACTCGGCGGTCGACGTCTACCCCGACGGCGACACGGACGATATCTTCTACATCACGGGCGTCGGCTATTCTGAGCTCTACGTGCTGCTCGAGGGAAGCGCTCCGGCCGAGTTCGTGACGGGTTTCAGCGGCGAGCCGGTCGACCTGCAGATCGCTCCGCTCGGAGCGAATCAGGGCAATCTCTACGTTCTCCTGAGACCGGACTCCGGATCGCCGACGCTCCAGGAGTACGAGCGGACCGGCCCGACGACCGTGTCATACGTCGGCCCGGTGGTGACCTCGGCCCCAGACGGGGTCTACAACTTCGCGCTCCGGCCCGACGGCTCGATCGTGCTCCTGGACGGCACCGACGGCATGTACGACGTAGGTCCTTCCGGAGCGCTCACCCAGTTCGGACCGACCGGAAGCGGTACGTGGGAGAAGATTGACATCGCGGCGGACGGCACGATCTACGTGACCGACGGTGAACTGGGTCTGATCCACCGTTTCGAGCCAGACGGAACGCCCATCCTGCCTGTGATCGACACGATCAGCCAGCCGACGGCTGTCGCGGCGCCGGGCTTCACACCGTCGGTGCCCGGCTCGACCGTCGTGGTGAACCCGATTCCCGAGGTCGAGATCACGTTCGAAGAGGTGACGGGCGGCGGCTACACGACGGCCTACACGACCGAGTCGATGAGCCGCACCAGCCCCGGCGGCAACACGCTGCCGGCCTACGCCGTGTCGCCGGCAGGCAGGGACGACTACACATACGTCACGCTGTCCTCCTCGGCCGACTACGAGAACCTCGTTCAGGTCGACATCTTCCTTCCGGGAACGCGCTTCTTCTACGCATACGGGAGCGGTTCTGAGTTCGTCGATGTGACCGTGGAGGGGAGCATCGAGGACGCCCGAGGGACCATTCCGAGGTTCACGGCGCTCGAGCCCCCGACGCCGCGCAACGGCGCCGTGGCGGAGGCGGTACTCGTCGAGGACACGAGGACTCTCTCCGTGGTCATCGGGGACAAGTTCGACAGGCTCTATGAGATGGTCGAGGGCGGGGACCCCGGAAGCCCGTCCAACACGCCGGATCTCGACTACGTGAGGTCTATCCTCATCGAGTACGTCGACCGGGCCTGGAAGCTCTACAACACGAGCCAGGCGCCGTCGGCGATCGACGAGCTGCTGGATCTCAACGATCAGATCCGGTACTACGCCGGGAGCGCGATCCCAAACTCGCCCGATGAGCCCGAGGGGAACGTGGCGGGCGAAATGCTCTCGCGCTCGAAGACGCTCATCTTCAGCCTCTCGCAGCTCTTCCTTGCTCCGGAGGACGCGACGGGTGTTGTGAGCGAGCCCGGGACGCTCTCGCTGGCGTTCCCGAGCCCGGTGCGGGGTGTCTGTCGCTTCGAGCTGTCCGGCCCCGTCGGGAGTCCCGTCACGGCGAGAGTCTACGACGTGAGCGGGCGCGTGGTCGCCACGCTCTTCGAGGGGCGGCTCGACCGGTCGAGCATGACGATCCACTGGAACGGCACGAGCGACGGTGGTCGCAGGGTGGCATCGGGCGTCTATCTGACCCGTGTCTCGACGCCCGACACTTCGGTCACCGGTAAGGTCGTCTTCATCCGTTAG
- a CDS encoding SpoIIE family protein phosphatase: MQHKLTGEVNGRSVELPLREGDQVVGRGSDVDLRIDHPNVSRRHASVTVDGNVVTVTDLGSRNGTRVNGERITGPHDLEPGAVVAFADVRLRLEGGAVPRPDLGLNATAVATSTLSIIEQRAPGTERRGKSGLFRVLAEAGEFLVADRPLDRLYEDVLDLVEGAITCDRVVLLSIEGGASEPTVTASRIRRGAPGEGLTLSKTMIRQVLDEGVSLLTTDAQEDERFAAQASVIDQGVRAAMAAPLFDNQQIIGLLYADTTDPRSAYSDDELRTFTALANLIAVKITQSRLTAAEKERLRLERELRTAREIIDRILPESVEGADGYDVAVYYEPCTEVGGDLYDVRHLEDGRTVIVAGDVAGKGLGAAVLVSSIVPSTRLLLSRPGDLADAAAQLNRQVFGSTDAVRYATLFFGVLDRETGRLDYVNAGHNAPVLVSPAGDVREIAATGVPIGLMENAPFASETVTLEPGALLAAFSDGIDEALGPDDEFYETERIRRLLADSRASTAADIVDRAVSDVRSFTEGAPQSDDIVLLVVKRAAADA; encoded by the coding sequence CGTCGGGAGAGGCTCGGACGTCGATCTTCGTATCGACCACCCGAACGTCTCGCGCCGGCACGCGAGCGTCACCGTCGACGGCAACGTCGTGACGGTCACCGACCTGGGAAGCAGAAACGGGACGCGCGTGAACGGCGAACGGATCACCGGCCCGCACGACCTCGAGCCGGGGGCCGTCGTCGCCTTCGCGGACGTCCGGCTCCGACTCGAGGGCGGGGCGGTGCCGCGGCCGGACCTCGGTCTCAACGCCACGGCCGTTGCGACGTCGACGCTCTCGATCATCGAACAACGGGCGCCCGGAACCGAACGCAGGGGCAAGAGCGGGCTCTTCAGGGTGCTGGCCGAGGCCGGCGAGTTCCTTGTTGCCGACAGGCCGCTCGACCGGCTCTACGAAGATGTGCTCGACCTCGTGGAGGGCGCCATCACATGCGACCGCGTCGTGCTGCTCTCTATCGAGGGCGGTGCCTCCGAGCCGACCGTGACCGCGTCGCGCATCCGGCGGGGCGCGCCGGGCGAGGGACTTACGCTCTCCAAGACGATGATCAGGCAGGTGCTCGACGAGGGGGTCTCTCTTCTGACGACCGACGCTCAGGAGGACGAGCGGTTCGCGGCGCAGGCCAGCGTGATCGACCAGGGGGTTCGCGCGGCGATGGCCGCGCCGCTCTTCGACAACCAGCAGATCATCGGGCTCCTCTACGCCGACACGACCGACCCACGCTCGGCCTACTCCGACGACGAACTCCGTACGTTCACGGCGCTTGCGAATCTCATCGCCGTGAAGATCACGCAGTCACGGTTGACCGCGGCCGAGAAGGAACGGCTGCGGCTCGAGCGCGAGCTCAGGACAGCCCGGGAGATCATCGATCGCATTCTTCCGGAGAGCGTTGAGGGCGCCGACGGGTATGACGTCGCCGTCTACTACGAGCCGTGCACCGAGGTCGGCGGGGACCTCTATGACGTCAGACATCTCGAGGACGGGAGGACGGTCATCGTCGCCGGGGACGTCGCGGGCAAGGGCCTCGGCGCCGCCGTGCTCGTTTCGAGCATCGTTCCTTCCACCCGCCTCCTGCTCTCGCGACCGGGAGACCTCGCCGACGCAGCGGCGCAGCTCAACCGGCAGGTGTTCGGCTCGACCGACGCCGTTCGCTATGCCACGCTCTTCTTCGGCGTGCTCGATCGCGAGACCGGCAGGCTGGATTATGTCAACGCCGGGCACAACGCGCCCGTCCTCGTCTCACCGGCGGGCGATGTGCGCGAGATCGCCGCGACCGGCGTCCCGATCGGGCTCATGGAGAACGCTCCCTTCGCGTCCGAGACCGTGACGCTCGAGCCCGGCGCTCTGCTCGCGGCCTTCAGCGACGGCATCGATGAAGCCCTCGGTCCCGACGACGAGTTCTACGAGACCGAGAGGATACGGCGACTGCTGGCCGATTCCCGGGCCTCCACGGCCGCGGATATCGTCGACCGGGCGGTATCCGACGTCCGGTCGTTCACCGAAGGGGCGCCCCAGTCCGACGACATCGTACTGCTCGTCGTCAAGAGGGCGGCCGCGGACGCCTGA